The genomic DNA CAAGGGACCGCGGAGTCACCGTCCGCAGGGCGCGTATCGTCTCCGAACCCGTAACGGACTACATCCGTTACGAGCACGCCGGAACCCCCGTCAACATTCAGGCAGGCGAGCAGGTCCGCTGGCTGTCGAGGCGAAACGCCAGCGACCTGATGCTTCCCGGCTGTGACCTATGGATCTTCGACGGCGCGCAGGTGCTGTTCAACCACTTCACCGGCAGCGGAGACTGGGCGGACCCGCCGCTCGAGCTGCGCACCGAGCCAGGCATAGTCAAACAATGCGCGGACGCCTTCGAGGCGGTGTGGGAGCGCGCCATCCCGCACGATCAGTACGAGATCCACTAACAGGAAGCACCGGACAGGCCAGTTCATGCCCATCTCCCCCTCGTCATCGGCTCAAGAGGCTCGCAAGAACGTCGCGAGCCGACTGCGCGAGCTGCGGAAGGAGGCGGGGCTCACGGTCGTAGAGCTGGCCGGCCGGTGCGGCTGGCACCACGCCAAGACGTCACGCATCGAGAACGCCAAGACGCCTCCGTCACCGATGGACATCCGCCGATGGTGCTCCGCCTGCCGAGCCGAGAACCGCGCGGACGACTTGATCGCCGCATCGCGGGACGCGGAGTCCATGTACATGGAGTGGCAGCGGCAGGTCCGTCAGGGGCTGCGGCAACTGCAGGACAGCTACGTAAAGCTGTACCGCTCGACCCACCTCTTCCGTGTCTACTCGCCCACCCTGGTCCCGGGCCTCCTGCAAACCGAGGGATACGCGCAAGCCGTACTCAGCACCAACGCCCAACTGCTCGACGTCCCCAACGACGCCGAGCAGGCCGCAGCCGCCCGCCTCGAACGCTCCCAGATCATCCACGAACCAGGCCGTCGGTTCGTGATGCTGATCGAAGAAGCCGTCCTCTACTACCAGTTGGGCGACGGTGACGCGATGGCGGCCCAGCTCGGCTACCTGCTCACCGCCGGAGCCCTCCCCGCGGTCTCGCTCGGCATCATCCCCAGGGCCACGCCGGCCCGTGCCCTGTGGCCACAGGAACTGTTCCACGTGTACGACGACAGCCTCGTATCCGTGGAACTCCTCTCCGCCCAGGTCAACATCACCCAACCATCCGAAGTCGAGCTGTACTTGAAGGCCTTCGAGCGGCTGCGCGGCATGGCGGTCTACGGAGCAGACGCACGCGCCTTGATCTTGCAGGCGATAGAGGCACTGCAGTAGTCGTGAGTCGCGTCGCGAGGCGAACTCGTCCTCCGGTACCGCTCAGTCGCCGGAGCACCCGAAGATGCCCAAGTGGGTCGGCTTTTCATCGGTGTACAGAACGACGTACACGCCGGTCCACCGCATGCGGCACTCGTCGAGAAGCGTCTCCTCAGAGCTGGACGGACCGGTGAGAGCCGCCTCGGCCTGTTCGAGCAGCTCCTGGAACCGGGCGGGCGACGGCCGGTCGGTCCCGAAGTGATGCACGAGACGTTCGCGCCCCAACGGGCGCAGGGTTCCGTAGTCCTTGTCGCTGTGCTCCGAGGGGGCGGCGGTCGTGTGGACGACGCGGTCGATGTCGAGGATCGAGTGGGTCCCCTCCTCGCCCATGAACTCCTCGTCCTCCCACAACTCCGCAAGGCTCCGGTAATCGTCGTCGTCCCCGTACAGCTCCTCGAAGACCTGCGCGTGCAGAGCCTCCAGAGACTCCTCGACACTGCCTTCGTACGCAGTGACGTACTCCCAACCACTGGCACCCATCGCGCCGCCCCTCCCGGTTTGAGATCCATGAGATCGACGCCACCTTAGGGAGGACCACTGACATCGGCAGCCAGCGCTTGTGTGGCGAGCCCGGCGGGGCAAGCGGTCGACGAGGGGCCCAGCCGTCACGCGGTACGCCACCGGCATGGACCCCCTCTGACTCAGCCCAGCTCCCCCCGCTTCAACGCCCGTACAAAGGCGTGCCAGGCCAGTCCTGGAACACCGACGACCGGCCCTCCGAGGCGCTTTGAGTCGCGTATGAGGGCGTTGTCATCGGAACTGGCACACTCGACGCATTCACCACCGGCGCCGTTGCTGTACGACGACGTGAACCACATCGAGCTGTCGTCGACCTTGGACTCTGCAATGCTCACCTGGCGTATTCCTTCAGAACAGATTTGATCAGCCGGCTGGAACGTTGAGGACTCAGGGCCGCTGCCCGCAGACCGTCGAAGGCCCTGGTGTACTCACGTACATGGTGCTCGCCTTCCAGATAGACGGCATCGGTGATGCCGTCCCGGTACACGATGTCCGGGTCTTCCTGATCAGGGAAGCCAAGCATGGTGAACGAGCCGGTGGCCGGATAGGTGCCCGAGTCGAAGGGGAGTACTTGCAGGGTCACGCTCGGCAAATCAGCTGCATCCAGCACGCGTTCGAGCTGTTCCCGCATGAGAGAGCTGTCCCCGATGACATTGCGCAGCGCGCCCTCGTTCACCACGAACCAGGCGTCCGGGGCGTCTGATCGCGTCAGCATGGCCTGGCGCTCCATGCGTACCCGTACCGCCCGGTCGATGACCTCGGCGGACAGGTGCGCACCGGTCTTGTGGAGTTCACCGGCGTAGGCCGCAGTCTGCATGAGGCCGGGCAGCAACTCGCACTGGTACTGGCGAAACGTGGAAGCGTCCTGCTCCAGGCCGATGTAGATGTTGAACCATTCCGGAACACCGGCACCGTGCACCTGCCACCAGCCGCGCGTCTTGGCCTGTCGGGCCAGCGACATGAGGAATTCGCGCAGCTCGTCACTCGTGTCGTAGAACCGACACAAGGCGTCGATGTCGGACGGTTGGACCCGGCCGCTGCCCGTTTCCATCCGGTTGACCTTGGAGCCGCTCCAGTCCAGCGCCTCGCCGACCTGGGCGCAGGTCAGCGCGCCCTTCTCGCGGAGCTTCTTCAGCTCGATCGAGAGACGGCGACGTCGTGCCGTCGGTGAACCGGCCATCTCAACCCTCTTTCGAGTAACGGGTGTTCAGTCTCGCGCCAAGGGGGATGATTGCCAATCACTCAGAAGTGGGAATCCCGCCGTGCACATTGCATGGCGGGATGCGTTCCCGTCATCCTGCCAGTGACGCAACTCGCTGTGAGTGTGCGTAACGCTCCGCTGATCAGGCTGAGTCAGGGGAGACGACATGCGAGGAAGGGGTCTTCGTGATCCAGGAAGCGTGTATGTCACGAAAGCCGTGGGACTTGGCCTTCACGGCTGAACCTGAGGAAGTAGCCGGCCTGCGCCGCGTCATGCGGCTACACCTGAGGGCCTGGGGCCTGTATGAGCTCATCGACGAGGCTCAACTCTGCGTGAGCGAACTCGTGTCGAACGTCATCACTCACGTCGGCCGCGGCACCCCTGCAACGCTCGCCGTGTCCATGAACGGCACCCACCTGCGCATCGAAGTCCACGACCCAGACACGCGTGCCCTGCCGACCCTCGTCCAGGCCGAAGCCGACTCTGAAGGCGGACGTGGCATGGCTCTCGTTGAGGCTGTCGCGGACCGCTGGGGCGTCCAACTCCAACCCGACCGCAAGGTCACCTGGTGCGAGCTGTCCACCAACCTGAGCTCGCCGCATGGCCATAGTGGGGGTGTTCGCGTGGCAAGAGCAGGAGCGATGCTCGGTCTCTACCGGGCAGCGCAGTTGCCGCGCATCACGGGGTCGAGCGCGTTAGGGGTGGGTGTGGCCGTAGCGGAGGAGACGGCGATCAACGTCATTGCCGACGTCCTCCGCTGGCTTCAAGCTCATGGCCGTGACGTGGATGAGGCGTTGGACCGTGCTCAGATGCACTGTGAGGCTGAGCCGGGCGGGGGCGCAGAGTGAGGCTCATCCAGGAGTAATGGCCGAGTACGTCCACACGTCGGCTGGGAGCTCATGCTGAAGACGCCAGGTGATGGCCATCGGCTTGCTGCCGGTGTGCTCCACGTACGTTGCCGGGCCTAGAAGCATCCATGGCTGAGACTTACCGATATCGGTGCTCTTGTAGCGGCGCATGAACAACAGGACGTGGCTGCCTTGTTGCTCGTGCTGTTGGTAGCGCAATCCCGTGCGGGAGTTCGCGGCGATCGCGTTCTGCGACTCCCAGTGGAAGAGCGTGGGGCTCAATGCGTAATCCTTGTAGCGAATGGTGGGAGAGAAGTCCTTCTCGTTCTTCTCCGAGGTGATCAACAGGGCGTCTGTCTTAATCTCCTCGACCCATTGGACTCCTTGCGCAAACGACCGAGGCATCTGGCCGCCGAAACGCGCAACACCAAGGGCGGCCAGGATCTCCGATCGGTTGTAAGAGCTGTGGACCTTCAGAGGGACGCTGCTGTGCGGACCCGACAGCGGGATCGGGAAGTGGTCGGACTGCTCCATGACGTACGACAGCACCTGTCGGAGCTCGTCGCGGAACACCCGCTGAGCGCGCAACGATTCAAGACCCTGCTGGAAGCTGGTGAAGCCTCCGGCGTTATCCCAGAGGTTGAAGAAGAGCATGGCGGCGTACGTCTGCTCGGTCGGAGTGAGCGACTCGTACGGGGGAGCGTCGTCCGCGAGTAGGCGAAGGTAGGCGCGGGCGCGGTCTGGGTCATCGACATGGAGAAACGAGTGGACGCGCTTGAGTAGCTCCGTCTCGCCAGACGGTGCTGCTGCATCAATCAGGCCTGCCCTGCGGAGAATCGTCGTCCAGGAGTTGTCGCTCTTGTAGAGCTCCTTGATCTCTCGGCGACTCTCGCGAAGGTAATCCGATAGACGGGGCGTGCCGTAGTCCTTCACCTCCTTTACCAGCGTCTTGACAGTCGCGCCCAGCTGGGTGCGGATGTTGTCGAGGACGAGGTCCTTGGACTTGCCCTCCAAGATGATCTGGCAACCGGAGGGGAGCTGTGGAAAGTCGTGCTCGATGTGGTCGACGAGTCGATTGCGGGAGAGGTTCGTCAAGGCCCGGAACTGCTCCTCGAAGCGGAACTCCGCTCTGTGTTGGCCAATGAAGTCGAGGACGGTGAGCACAGGCTTCGACTCGGTGCGGCGGAGGCCCCGCCCCAGCTGCTGTAGGAAGACCGTGGCGCTGCCTGTGGGGCGCAGAAGCAGCAAGGTGTCGACGTCAGGTATGTCGAGACCTTCGTTGAACAGGTCGACGGAGAAGATGACTTGGAGCTTTCCGTTGCGCAGGTCGGACAGAGCCTGCGCCCGCACACCGGCGGGTGAGTCGCTGTCCAGTGCCGCTGCCTGGAAGCCGGCCTCCCGGAAGAAGTCAGCCATGAAGTGCGCGTGAGCCTTGTTCACGCAGAAGCCGAGGGCACGCATCGCCCCCGGGTTGGAGACCTTGTCCTGGATCTGCTTGACCACGATGCGAGCGCGCGCATGGTTGCCCGTATAGAGGTTGCCAAGGTCGCGATCGGCGTACGCGCCCTGCTTCCATCCAATGCTTGTGAGGTCAGTTCCGTCCGGGATGCCGAAGTAGTGGAAGGGGCACAGCAGGTCGTTCTCTAGGGCTTCCCACAGCCGCAGTTCGGCTGCGATGCGCCCTTCAAAGAACTCGTCCTGCACGTTGAGGCCGTCCATCCGCTCAGGGGTGGCAGTAAGGCCCAACAGTTGCTTCGGCTTGAAGTGCTTGATGACCCGCCGGTAGGTGGCCGCCGTAGCGTGGTGGAACTCGTCGATGACGATGATGTCGAAGTGATCGGGAGCGAGCTGCTCCAGCCGCTGGACGTTCAACGACTGGACGCTGGCGAACACATGCTGCCAGCGACGAGGATCCTCGCCTGTGTAGAGCAGCTCTCCGAAGGACGCGTCGTCGAGCACCTCTTGGTACATGCGCAACGACTGATTGAGGATCTCCTTGCGGTGCGCCACGAAGAGCAGCCGCGGGGCGCCGCCGTCGTGTTTCTGGCACAGGGCCCGATAGTCCAGGGCCGCCATGACCGTCTTGCCGGTGCCAGTGGCCGCGACCAAGAGGTTGTGGTTCCGGCCGCGGATTTCACGCTCGACACGCAACCGTTCGAGCATGTCGCGCTGGTGCGGAAACGGGCGTACCTCAAGGCCGGACAGGTTGATCCTCAGGTCCGCCGTGCTGCTGGTACCCCCTGCCTGCGACAGGGCTTGGTCGAGCCGCTCACCGTCGTCATCAGGGTTGTATGCCTCAAACGCACTGTCATTCCAGTACGCATCGAAGGTCGCCTCGAACTTATTGAGTACGGCGGGAGTGGCGACCGACGACAGGCGTACGTTCCACTCCAGGCCATCGAGCAATGCGGCCTTGGAAAGGTTGGAGCTGCCGACATACGCGGTGTCGAAGCCGCTGTTCCGCCGGAAGAGCCACGCCTTCGCATGCAGCCGCGTGGACCGGATTTCGTAGTTGACCTTTACCTCAGCACCGAAGTCACGCACCAGGCGGTCAAGGGCATGCCGATCGGTGGCGCCGATGTACGTGGTCGTGATGACACGGATGGGCACGCCACGTTCTTTGGCAGCGCGGAGCGAATCTTCCAGCACGCGCAGGCCGTACCACTTCACGAAGGCGCAGAGCAGGTCAATCCGGTCGGCCGTAGCCAGTTCAGCGCGCAACTCGCTTCCAAGACTGGGATCCTCCGGCGAGTTGGTGATCAGGGCAGTCTCGGAGAGCGGTGTCAGTGGTCGTACGGCGTAGACACCAGGAGCTTCCTGCTCGGCCACAGCCAGGAGCTGGCGAGGTCCGTCAGCGATGAGCTCGACAGCGTCGCTGGTGTTGGGCCAGGGAGGGGCGGCCGTGTCGGCAGCGAGTGACGCCATGATCTGGTTGGCAAGGGCGACCCGTTGGTCGTGCGGCACTTGCTCAAGTCGTTGCGCTATGGCCTGGCTTAGGTGTCGAGCGATCACATGAGGAGAAGATTCCTCGCTGACATCGGCGTCGATGGTCTTCCAACCAGCCGCACTCAGCTGCTTCATCTGTACCTGCATGCGCTGGGTGATGAGCTCCTCGTACACCCCCGCGACAGGCTGCGACAGATTTCCCGCTTGACTCACGCTGGCCCCCCTGATTGCTGATGCGGCTATGACCAGTTGTAACAGGGGCCACTGACACACGGGTGTCGATCCAACGTCATTACGACGCAAGTCGGTCGGAAGTAGGTAGAGAACCGGTCTGCTCTGGACCAATGAGTGACATGAGTGATCGATCCGCTCCAGTATGGCTGAGTGGGAGAGCGAAGAATCGGTCACATAGAAGGCATCGCCCCGGCGGCGGAGTTTCACAGGCGGAAGCAGGTGAAGCGAAACAATCTGCATCGAGACACCATGAGAGGCATCTCGTGGCTCGCCGATGAGGATGGCAGCGATGTCGCCGACGCCATCGTCCTGCACGGGGGCTACGACGACGACAAGGACGACTGGTCTTGGGTGCGGTACACGGGAGCGTCGCCCGACAAGGAAAAGTACAAGGATGGGGGCGTTCCGAAGCTCCGCTGTAGCCAATCTTGGACGTATCAAGACAATGCTGCACTTAAGCGGAGCTATGAGCGCCGACACCCCATTCGTGTTATTCGTGGCTGGAAAGGGGATTCGCGATACTCCCCGATCGATTGCTATCGATATGACGGATTGTACGAGATTACGGAAATTCGTACGGCGCTATCGAAGTGGCCGGCGCCGGATGGCACGCCCATCGAGATATGTCAGTTTGATCTGAGGCGGCTCCCTGATGAGCTTCAAGACCCGACCTCGGTGGAGCAACAGATCGCCGACTTGTTGGACGAGCAGGAAGAGCTGGACCTGCCGCAAGAGCAACTGGAAGCGGCTGAAGGCGAGTCCGAGGAGGAATCGGAGGAAGAGTCCTCACAAGGGGAGAAGTTCCCCAAGACACGTGCTGCGCGGATCCAGCGACTGGTGCGTGACGCTGCGGTGTCAAGGAACGTCAAGGACCTCTATGGCGGGGAGTGCCAGGCGTGCGGTCTGCGATTGGTGGGTCCGGACGGGCGGCCGTATAGCGAGGGCGCTCATATCCGACCCCTTGGCAAGCCGCACTGTGGCCCTGACGTGGAGCCCAACGTCCTCTGCCTCTGCCCCAACTGCCATGTGCGCCTTGATATCGGGGCCATCATCATCGAAGACGACTGGTCGATCATCGTGCGTGCCGGGGAGCTCGGCGGAAACGTTCTGTCAAAGCTCAAGAGGAAGAAAGAGCACCACGTCCACTTGGACTACGTCCGCTATCACCGCGAGTGGTGGCTGGAGAAGGGTGACCCCAGCCAGGAGTAGGGCTGGGGTCGCGGCCGGCTGAGGGGCACGGGGTCGGAGCGGGTTCTCTACTCCGCCCCGTGACACTCCCCATAAACCCGCCCAGACCCACACCAACACTCACCCGTCCGCTGCGGCGGCCAAGCCACTGCCAGTCCGCGCGCCGCCAGTGTCGTCGCGTACTGCGGTAGGAGTGAGCCGTCTGCCGGGGACGAGGCCTCCGAGGCCGCGAACGCCTCGTACGACGGGACCGTGCCCGTGACGATGCCCAGGTTCGGGGTGCCGGAGGCGGACAGTTCCCTCAGGGACGCTTCTATCGTCGCGAGGTGCTGCTCGTGGGACGGGTACTCGGCGGACAGGGACGGGAACGCCGCCAGCAGTTCCGTGAGTTCCTGGGCCGGCCAGTGCAGGACGGCCACCGGGAACGGGCGGGAGAGGGCCTCCCGGTACACGCCCAGTTCCGCTCGGAGGCGGCTGATCTCCGCCTCCAGTTCCGCCGGGTTGTTCGAGCCCAGGGACCAGATCCGCTTCGGGTCGTGGAGTTCGTCCAGGGAGACCGAGGACGAGTTGAGCGTGTCCGCCCGGGTGTCCCACTCGTCGTGCGGTGCGCCCAGCATGCGGCGGACCCGGTGGCGGCCGAAGAGGAGGGGGAGGGTCGAGTACGGGGGTTCCGGTACGTCCGTCAGCAGGAGGGTCACCCCCTGCGTGAACGTTTCTTGCGCCGCCTCCAGCTCGTCGTGCTGCTCCAGCGCCTCGGCCACGATCACCCACGGGGCCGGGTCCCGCGGGGACGCGGCGCGGATTCCGTCGATGATCGCTCGCGCCTCGGCCTCGTGGCCGTACTCCCACAGGTTCGACGCCTTCAGGGCTCGTACCAGGTGGGGGTTCTCCAGGGGTGTGGAAGAGGAGAGCAGGCTGTCGTACAGCGACGTGGCGCGTGGGCGGTGGCCGGCCAGTTCCAGATGGGCCGCGGCCTGCAACAGCAGGTGTTCCGCGTCCTCGGGATACAGGCCGGCGGTCCGCTCCAGGCGTGCCGCTTCGGCGTGGTGGTCGACGTTCTCGGCAGGCGTGTCGGGGCGCATGGTTGACACCGTACTGCCGTCGGCCCGGGAAGAAGAGAGAAGTGCAGGCCAGTGGGGCCACGGGGGCACGCCTTCACACCGGCTCCGGCGGGGCCAGGGAGCGCACCGTCACTCGTGCCGGGCGGGCTCACGGGTCGCACCGTCACTCCGGAGCGGCGTGACCGTGGGTCGTACCGTCACTCCGGGCCGGCGGGGCCACCGGTCATACCGTCACTCCGTCCACCTCCAGCGTCTGCACCGCGCCCGCCGCGAACGGCACGCTCAGTGACTTTCCGCTCAGGTAGGTGTCCGAGTGCGCGGCGTAGAGGTCGCCACCGCCGCCCGTGACCGTGTTCCAGCGGCGGACCAGGCCGCCCGTGCCGCCCGTCACCGTGCTGAAGCGGGAGAGGTCGAAGGTCAGGGTCTGGGCCGACGTCGAGGTGTTCACGGCCACGATCACCAGGCGTCTGGCCGTCGCGTCGTACGCCGCCGCCGCGTAGCCGACCCCCGTGTCGACGATCGTCATCCCGGCGCGGATGTGGCGGCTGAACTGGGCCATCACGTAGTACTTCGTCTGCACCGCGCCCGGCTGGAGCGTGCTCGCGTCGTACGCGATCATCGCCCAGCCGGAGCTGGGGTCCATCACCTGCCAGTAGACCCAGGCCGTCGGGTGCAGCCAGCGGAAGTCCAGGCACAGGTTGCTCGCCAGGGTCAGGCCGGTCCCGTCGCTGTCGCCCGTCTCCGAGTTCCACAGGGCCTTGCCCGCCGTCGTCACCACGTCCGTGTACAGGAGGTCGCGGCGGCCGCCCGAGCCCTGGTAACCGTGCACGTTGACCCGGTTGACCAGCGCCTTCGTCGACGAGCCGAACGAACCCCAGGTCGTGCGGGCCAGGTCGTAGCTCGTCTCGTCCGATGCCGAGATCTTCGTACCCGTCAGGCCCCGCCTGTCCAACTCGCTGCGCAGATACGGGAGTACGGCCGCCTGGACCGACGCGTCCATGTGGCAGCCCTCCTGGGTGCCGGTCGCCGTCCACCAACTGGAGGAGGGTTCGTTGAAGGGGTCGACCGTCGCGAAGTTCACGCCCCAGTTCGACTTCGCGTACAGGGCCACGGCGGCCAGGTGCGAGGCGTGCTGGCGGTAGTTCCAGGACTGGAGGTTGTTGCCGCCGCCGGACGCGCCCGACGGGTTGTGGTTCAGGCACATCCACCACATCGGGGAGTTCGCGAACAGTTCGGTGGTCGCGCCCCGCGCCGTCGCCTTGACCAGCATGGTGCGTTGCGCCGCGTCCGCCGTCCACTTCCAGGCCGAGGACGTCGGGTCCTCGTTGTTCCAGTCCTGCCAGTAGCCCTCGATCTGCTTGAAGGCCGGGATGTTGGCGGAGGCGACCATGCTTTCGCCGCTCACGCTGTTCCAGCTGCACGCGCCCAGGTTGTAGCGGGCGATGTTCAGGCCGAGGCCCGGGAGCGTCCTGCCGTTGTACGTGACCGACTTGGTGGTGAAGAAGAGGTCGGCGAAGTCGTCCCGCGCCCCGAAGACGTTCGCCCACCACGCCAGCGACGTGCCCCAGCCCTCCCACTTCCCGTACGTCGTCGAGGGGTTGACGGCGATCGTCGCGTCGGCCCGTGCGGTGCCTGTCGCCAGTGCGCTGCCGAGGAACGTACCGCCGGCCGCGGCCAGCAGTGTCCTGCGTCGGATCATGACCTCTCCGTCCTGAATCCGTCCTGAATCCGTGCTGGGTCCGTGCTGGGTCCGTGCTGAGTCCGTCCTGAATCCCGTGAGATCGAAGCCTGGATTCGTCGTGGGCATGACGAAGCATCGGGTGTGCCGGGTGAGGTTGTCGAGGGTTGTGACAGCCCTTTCCCTAACCTGTGTATGAAGAGCCCGTCGACGAAGACATGGGGGGTGCGGAGGCGTACGGGGCTGGTGACTTGAAGGGGCAGCCCTTATCGTGCGGGCCCGGTGAAGGAGGCGTACGCATGCGGGCTCCCGGTGTGCCGGTGGTGCAGCAGCGCACTCGGCGGCGACGTGACCTCCGCCGGCGCACGCTCTGGACCGGCGGGGAACTCCTCGTCACCGTAGGGGTCGTCCTCCTGCTCCTCGTCGTCCACCAGTTGTGGTGGACCAACCGGCAGGCCCAGCGGGACGCCGAGCGCGGGGTGCGGGCGCTGGAGCGGGAGTGGGGCAGTCCGTCGGCACCGGAGTCCGCGAGCACGGCGGCGGCGGACGGCGACAGGTCCGGGCGCGACGGGGGCGACGGGGGCGACGGGTCCGCGAGCGCCGGCCCGTCCCGGGACGGAAACGCGGCCCACGCGACCCCGGCCCCCCAGCCCCGTCCCTCCCAGGCGTACGCCGTCCTCACCATCCCCCGCCTCTCCCTCCGGGTCCCCGTCGCCGAAGGCATCGGCAAGGCGAGCGTGCTCAACCACGGGTACGTCGGCCACTACCCGAAGACGGCGCAGCCGGGCCGGGCCGGGAACTTCGCCCTCGCCGGGCACCGCAACACCCACGGCGAGCCCTTCCGGTATCTCAACCGGCTCCGCCGCGGTGACACCGTCGAGGTGGAGACCAGGACGGCCACCTACACGTACGTCGTCGACCGGACCCTCCCGCAGACCTCGGCGAGCGACGGGGGCGTCATCGCGCGGGTGCCCCGCAGCACCGTCCGGCCCGCGTACGGCTACCGCAGCCCCGGCTACTACCTCACGCTCACCACCTGTACCCCCGAGTTCACCTCCCGCTACCGCCTGGTGGTGTGGGGCAAGCTCGCCTCCATGCGTCCTCGGGCTCCTCGCTAAGTCCCGCTCGTGAACCGGCTGGACCCCGTCGTCCTCGGGCTCCCGAAGCCCCGCCACGCTGAACGCCGCTGCCGCCGGCGCCGACAGCGCCGGCGGAGACGACGACCGGGTGGAGCGGATCCTCTGCCGCGGATCCTGTATAAACGGCAGGGAGCCTCAAAAGGATGTGCGAGCAGGAGGGGAGGGGCAGTTCATGATCCGGACCTGGGTCGCCATGCGCCCCGCCGCCGTGCTGCTCGTGCTCCTCCTCGAGCTGGCCGTCCTCGACGCCGGCAGTCTCTCCGCCGCCGTCGCCTTCGCCGCGACCGCCGCGGCCGGCTCCGCGCTCGCCGCCTGCGCGCTGATCGCCGCGCGCTGCGCGCCCGCCGTCCCGCGTACGCGCGTACGGACGGCCATCC from Streptomyces avermitilis MA-4680 = NBRC 14893 includes the following:
- a CDS encoding helix-turn-helix domain-containing protein, encoding MPISPSSSAQEARKNVASRLRELRKEAGLTVVELAGRCGWHHAKTSRIENAKTPPSPMDIRRWCSACRAENRADDLIAASRDAESMYMEWQRQVRQGLRQLQDSYVKLYRSTHLFRVYSPTLVPGLLQTEGYAQAVLSTNAQLLDVPNDAEQAAAARLERSQIIHEPGRRFVMLIEEAVLYYQLGDGDAMAAQLGYLLTAGALPAVSLGIIPRATPARALWPQELFHVYDDSLVSVELLSAQVNITQPSEVELYLKAFERLRGMAVYGADARALILQAIEALQ
- a CDS encoding SEC-C domain-containing protein; this encodes MRPDTPAENVDHHAEAARLERTAGLYPEDAEHLLLQAAAHLELAGHRPRATSLYDSLLSSSTPLENPHLVRALKASNLWEYGHEAEARAIIDGIRAASPRDPAPWVIVAEALEQHDELEAAQETFTQGVTLLLTDVPEPPYSTLPLLFGRHRVRRMLGAPHDEWDTRADTLNSSSVSLDELHDPKRIWSLGSNNPAELEAEISRLRAELGVYREALSRPFPVAVLHWPAQELTELLAAFPSLSAEYPSHEQHLATIEASLRELSASGTPNLGIVTGTVPSYEAFAASEASSPADGSLLPQYATTLAARGLAVAWPPQRTGECWCGSGRVYGECHGAE
- a CDS encoding DUF6879 family protein — encoded protein: MPQNELRFDDLLEAARHSAVHLEMRDAYGVGDEDADFNEWQRSGNRDSDPSSPYWAPWVDLISRARDRGVTVRRARIVSEPVTDYIRYEHAGTPVNIQAGEQVRWLSRRNASDLMLPGCDLWIFDGAQVLFNHFTGSGDWADPPLELRTEPGIVKQCADAFEAVWERAIPHDQYEIH
- a CDS encoding YDG/SRA domain-containing protein; this encodes MGERRIGHIEGIAPAAEFHRRKQVKRNNLHRDTMRGISWLADEDGSDVADAIVLHGGYDDDKDDWSWVRYTGASPDKEKYKDGGVPKLRCSQSWTYQDNAALKRSYERRHPIRVIRGWKGDSRYSPIDCYRYDGLYEITEIRTALSKWPAPDGTPIEICQFDLRRLPDELQDPTSVEQQIADLLDEQEELDLPQEQLEAAEGESEEESEEESSQGEKFPKTRAARIQRLVRDAAVSRNVKDLYGGECQACGLRLVGPDGRPYSEGAHIRPLGKPHCGPDVEPNVLCLCPNCHVRLDIGAIIIEDDWSIIVRAGELGGNVLSKLKRKKEHHVHLDYVRYHREWWLEKGDPSQE
- a CDS encoding ATP-binding protein, encoding MIQEACMSRKPWDLAFTAEPEEVAGLRRVMRLHLRAWGLYELIDEAQLCVSELVSNVITHVGRGTPATLAVSMNGTHLRIEVHDPDTRALPTLVQAEADSEGGRGMALVEAVADRWGVQLQPDRKVTWCELSTNLSSPHGHSGGVRVARAGAMLGLYRAAQLPRITGSSALGVGVAVAEETAINVIADVLRWLQAHGRDVDEALDRAQMHCEAEPGGGAE
- a CDS encoding helix-turn-helix domain-containing protein — protein: MAGSPTARRRRLSIELKKLREKGALTCAQVGEALDWSGSKVNRMETGSGRVQPSDIDALCRFYDTSDELREFLMSLARQAKTRGWWQVHGAGVPEWFNIYIGLEQDASTFRQYQCELLPGLMQTAAYAGELHKTGAHLSAEVIDRAVRVRMERQAMLTRSDAPDAWFVVNEGALRNVIGDSSLMREQLERVLDAADLPSVTLQVLPFDSGTYPATGSFTMLGFPDQEDPDIVYRDGITDAVYLEGEHHVREYTRAFDGLRAAALSPQRSSRLIKSVLKEYAR
- a CDS encoding DUF3427 domain-containing protein: MQVQMKQLSAAGWKTIDADVSEESSPHVIARHLSQAIAQRLEQVPHDQRVALANQIMASLAADTAAPPWPNTSDAVELIADGPRQLLAVAEQEAPGVYAVRPLTPLSETALITNSPEDPSLGSELRAELATADRIDLLCAFVKWYGLRVLEDSLRAAKERGVPIRVITTTYIGATDRHALDRLVRDFGAEVKVNYEIRSTRLHAKAWLFRRNSGFDTAYVGSSNLSKAALLDGLEWNVRLSSVATPAVLNKFEATFDAYWNDSAFEAYNPDDDGERLDQALSQAGGTSSTADLRINLSGLEVRPFPHQRDMLERLRVEREIRGRNHNLLVAATGTGKTVMAALDYRALCQKHDGGAPRLLFVAHRKEILNQSLRMYQEVLDDASFGELLYTGEDPRRWQHVFASVQSLNVQRLEQLAPDHFDIIVIDEFHHATAATYRRVIKHFKPKQLLGLTATPERMDGLNVQDEFFEGRIAAELRLWEALENDLLCPFHYFGIPDGTDLTSIGWKQGAYADRDLGNLYTGNHARARIVVKQIQDKVSNPGAMRALGFCVNKAHAHFMADFFREAGFQAAALDSDSPAGVRAQALSDLRNGKLQVIFSVDLFNEGLDIPDVDTLLLLRPTGSATVFLQQLGRGLRRTESKPVLTVLDFIGQHRAEFRFEEQFRALTNLSRNRLVDHIEHDFPQLPSGCQIILEGKSKDLVLDNIRTQLGATVKTLVKEVKDYGTPRLSDYLRESRREIKELYKSDNSWTTILRRAGLIDAAAPSGETELLKRVHSFLHVDDPDRARAYLRLLADDAPPYESLTPTEQTYAAMLFFNLWDNAGGFTSFQQGLESLRAQRVFRDELRQVLSYVMEQSDHFPIPLSGPHSSVPLKVHSSYNRSEILAALGVARFGGQMPRSFAQGVQWVEEIKTDALLITSEKNEKDFSPTIRYKDYALSPTLFHWESQNAIAANSRTGLRYQQHEQQGSHVLLFMRRYKSTDIGKSQPWMLLGPATYVEHTGSKPMAITWRLQHELPADVWTYSAITPG
- a CDS encoding DUF397 domain-containing protein, whose product is MSIAESKVDDSSMWFTSSYSNGAGGECVECASSDDNALIRDSKRLGGPVVGVPGLAWHAFVRALKRGELG